In one window of Plasmodium berghei ANKA genome assembly, chromosome: 14 DNA:
- a CDS encoding queuine tRNA-ribosyltransferase, putative, with protein MKKIKCHFVLLCKLLNLFLFVIKSEIKIVSNESISKKIQNLSICTKKYNREESSNICKRRGILEINKNSRGDKCNINAFINSIIDIKHGKFLSKCDHKIIKTHKNKYSSSNDNYVWKNRKKKYTLFRIKTSYYDGDSNRSMTHCFDYPCFDFTVLKENTQDSNNGDENKSRLGIIKTPHGEIETPNFLFCATKACMKSTPINFIKNSKTQIILSNTFHLLIQPKPHIIFQLGGLHKFMNWEGPVLTDSGGYQLFSMTYGSVSDEIKRKANIRNFDSVNNNMNNMKDNETSKYTHLDDISNIGKIKNISETDKKKNIKIKNGISTIPKNANSNVIIKINENGALYKSYFDGSIDILSPESSIQAQYLLGTDFSVVLDECTPYNVDKEYTEKSMHRSHRWYIRCLLEFYRANNMENYHSYLNIIYNKKYKTNKIWEKQEKKKQALYGIIQGGIYTDLRKKSCEVVCNLPFFGLCIGGCLGNNKEMMYSVIKQTMNFIRENRRNNNSKGKGKNKPIHLLGIGQIKDIFYGVKQGIDTFDCVIPTRLARHGYFLCKIKTINEVEKKLDRKIKKEYLKIKLNIFKLDNNPLEEDCNCYTCKNHTRAYLHHLFKINDNLLGTLLTVHNVYYMNHLMQDIRQGIIHNNLNKVQERWIQL; from the coding sequence atgaaaaaaataaaatgccATTTTGTGTTGTTGTGTAAACTCCTTaacctttttttatttgttataaAAAGTGAGATTAAAATTGTAAGCAATGAAAGCATATCaaagaaaatacaaaatttatctatatgtacaaaaaaatacaacAGAGAGGAATCatcaaatatatgtaaaagaAGGGGCATATTagaaataaacaaaaatagcAGAGGTGATAAATGTAATATCAACGCGTTCATAAATAGTATAATTGATATAAAACATGGgaaatttttatcaaaatgtGATCAtaagataataaaaacgcATAAGAATAAGTACAGTAGCAGTAATGATAATTATGTTTGGAAAAAtaggaaaaaaaagtatacgTTATTTAGAATAAAAACGAGCTACTATGATGGTGACAGTAATAGAAGTATGACTCATTGTTTTGACTACCCATGTTTTGATTTTACAGTTTTGAAAGAAAATACCCAAGATAGTAATAATGGCGATGAAAACAAAAGTAGGTTAGGGATAATAAAAACTCCACATGGTGAAATAGAAACCCcaaactttttattttgtgcTACTAAAGCATGTATGAAATCGACTccaataaattttataaaaaattcaaaaacacaaataattttgtcaAACACATTTCATTTGTTAATTCAGCCCAAACCGCATATCATTTTTCAACTTGGCGGTTTGCATAAGTTTATGAATTGGGAAGGCCCAGTTTTAACCGACTCAGGAGGATACCAACTTTTTAGTATGACATATGGATCTGTTTcagatgaaataaaaagaaaagctAATATAAGAAATTTCGATagtgtaaataataatatgaacaatATGAAGGATAATGAGACAAGTAAATATACCCATTTAGATGATATATCCAATAtaggaaaaataaaaaacatatcagaaacagataaaaaaaaaaatattaaaataaaaaatggaatatcTACTATTCCAAAAAATGCGAATAGTAatgtaattataaaaattaatgaaaatggtGCATTATATAAATCTTATTTTGATGGCTCAATTGATATATTATCCCCAGAAAGTTCTATTCAAGCACAATATCTATTAGGCACAGATTTTTCAGTTGTTCTAGATGAATGCACCCCTTATAATGTTGATAAAGAATACACAGAAAAATCTATGCATAGATCCCATAGATGGTATATTAGATGTTTATTAGAATTTTATAGAGCTAATAATATGGAAAATTATCATAGTTATTtaaacattatatataataaaaaatataaaaccaataaaatttgggaaaaacaagaaaaaaaaaaacaagcATTATATGGAATAATACAAGGAGGAATATATACAGATTtacgaaaaaaaagttgTGAGGTAGTTTGTAATTTACCCTTTTTCGGATTGTGTATAGGAGGATGTTTAGGTAATAACAAAGAAATGATGTATAGTGTGATTAAACAAACAATGAATTTTATAAGAGAAAATCGAAGAAACAATAATAGCAAAGGAAAGGGTAAAAACAAGCCTATACATTTATTAGGAATTGGGCAAATTaaagatattttttatggaGTAAAACAAGGAATTGACACATTCGATTGTGTGATACCAACCAGATTAGCAAGGCAtggttattttttatgtaaaataaaaactattaatgaagttgaaaaaaaacttgacagaaaaattaaaaaggaatatctcaaaataaaactaaatatattcaaacTTGATAATAACCCTTTGGAGGAAGACTGTAACTGCTATACTTGTAAAAATCATACAAGAGCATATTTACATCatctttttaaaattaatgataatttattaGGGACATTATTAACTGTGCATaatgtttattatatgaatcaCTTAATGCAAGATATCCGACAAGGTATTATTCACAATAATTTGAATAAGGTACAGGAGAGATGGATACAGCTATGA
- a CDS encoding GAS8-like protein, putative, producing MIKNKLKNKKKSRVKNNDNTLKKLSVEELGNLVKTKKEELNRTIQKKNLLEKKLDEKNDELETFSKEYTELKNKIELISKGCEEYDEKVNLEKKTIKIKSVFYNFQNSDQLKKLENEKENLKVLIDEKHEEAMNNLLNYIEDERINLDYVKNKNFNEINELKTSFDMKIKTIEEIFKKHLEEYDNDQKYEMEEIIDNYTIMEKNEIIYLKNLYNDHIKDISEIYMNMINDYKKYYFNQIRENITKIKLLKKQINELEANDKEAKSDINIYSTENLSMLENIKTLEINRENLNKALKFYSKDFVMYKNLELIYNENNVYIKNLKVFSHSFKEKILQVENAFIDLSKNENDGFDDYFENIKNKNMCLKNKIKSLNLNLESLDKELNLYIKEKGIKQEDVITVRKGIDFCMRTYNKEFDNLLYAQRKIKKKMKDSENIYEKKLKDINIKKEN from the exons atgattaaaaataagctaaaaaataaaaagaaatcCCGAGTTAAAAACAATGATAACACATTAAAGAAGTTATCAGTTGAGGAATTGGGGAATTTAGTAAAGACAAAAAAGGAGGAATTAAATAGGACAATTCAAAAGAAGAatttattagaaaaaaaacta gacgaaaaaaatgatgagtTAGAAACTTTCAGTAAAGAGTACactgaattaaaaaataaaatagaattGATCAGTAAAGGGTGTGAAGAATATGATGAAAAGGTAAATCTGGAAAAGAAAACGATAAAAATCAAGTCagttttttataactttCAAAATTCGGACCAACTAAAGAAATTGGAAAACGAAAAAGAAAATCTTAAGGTATTAATTGATGAAAAGCATGAAGAGGCAatgaataatttattaaattacaTAGAAGACGAACGAATTAATCTAgattatgtaaaaaataaaaactttAACGAAATAAATGAGTTAAAGACATCCTTTGATATG aaaataaagacaatcgaagaaatatttaaaaagcATTTAGAAGAATATGATAACGAccaaaaatatgaaatggAAGAAATTATAGATAATTATACtattatggaaaaaaatgaaataatttatttaaaaaatttatataatgatcACATTAAAGATATTagtgaaatatatatgaacatgattaatgattataaaaaatattattttaatcaAATTAGAGAAAACATAaccaaaataaaactattaaaaaaacaaataaacgAGTTGGAAGCAAATGATAAAGAGGCTAAAAgtgatataaatatctaTAGCACAGAAAACTTATCTATgcttgaaaatataaaaacattgGAAATAAACAG GGAAAATCTAAACAAAGCCTTAAAGTTTTATTCAAAAGATTTCGTGATGTATAAAAACTTAGAATTGATTTATAATGAGAacaatgtatatattaaaaatttgaaagTGTTTTCTCACAGTTtcaaggaaaaaatattgcaaGTTGAAAATGCTTTTATAGATTTAtcgaaaaatgaaaatgacgGTTTTGAtgattattttgaaaatattaaaaataaaaatatgtgtttgaaaaataaaataaaaagtctTAATTTGAATTTGGAGTCTCTAGATAAAGAGTTaaacttatatataaaagaaaaaggcATAAAACAGGAAGATGTTATAACAGTTAGAAAGGGAATAGACTTTTGTATGCgcacatataataaagagTTTGATAACTTGTTATATGCtcaaagaaaaataaaaaagaaaatgaaagacagtgaaaatatttatgaaaaaaaactaaaagatattaatataaaaaaggaaaattaA